A section of the Amycolatopsis sp. AA4 genome encodes:
- a CDS encoding Glu/Leu/Phe/Val dehydrogenase dimerization domain-containing protein → MNRTESFAGEALQVVRGTRSGVVISVAIHSTARGPAIGGCRIKAYPSWRDGADDALRLSAAMTTKCALAGLPCGGGKTVAALPPEGLDPARRPGLIADIAEAIAALGGRYRTGPDIGTTSEDMAVIHRLAHGWAFCRPVDQGGSGTSSAATARGVLAALQAGVEPGSVEGLRVGVLGFGSVGRLVCEALLDRGAKVVVTDVDARLRPVAERLGAAWTTADLVREPLDVLVPAATGGLLTAESAAACGASLIVGPANNQIADEEVATVLRDRGITWIPDFVASAGGIIHAVGRETLGMDEAAANAKIDAIGDTTRAVLARARERGLTTVRAARELA, encoded by the coding sequence GTGAACCGAACAGAGAGTTTCGCCGGGGAAGCACTGCAGGTCGTCCGCGGGACCCGGTCGGGAGTCGTGATCTCCGTCGCCATCCATTCGACGGCGCGGGGTCCGGCGATCGGCGGGTGCCGGATCAAGGCGTATCCGTCGTGGCGGGACGGGGCGGACGACGCGCTGCGGTTGTCGGCGGCGATGACGACGAAGTGCGCGCTGGCCGGACTTCCCTGCGGGGGCGGCAAAACCGTGGCGGCGCTGCCCCCGGAAGGGCTGGATCCGGCGCGCCGGCCCGGCCTGATCGCCGATATCGCCGAGGCGATCGCCGCGCTGGGCGGACGGTATCGCACGGGGCCGGACATCGGGACGACGTCCGAGGACATGGCGGTCATCCACCGCCTCGCGCACGGCTGGGCGTTCTGCCGTCCGGTGGACCAGGGCGGCAGCGGAACGTCGAGCGCCGCGACCGCACGGGGTGTTCTGGCGGCGCTGCAGGCCGGGGTGGAGCCGGGTTCGGTCGAAGGGCTGCGCGTAGGCGTGCTCGGGTTCGGCAGCGTCGGACGGCTTGTCTGCGAGGCACTGCTGGACCGCGGCGCGAAAGTGGTCGTGACCGACGTCGATGCCCGGCTCCGGCCGGTCGCGGAGCGGCTAGGCGCCGCCTGGACCACGGCGGATCTGGTGCGGGAGCCGTTGGACGTGCTCGTGCCCGCTGCGACGGGAGGATTGCTGACGGCCGAGTCGGCGGCGGCTTGCGGCGCGTCGCTGATCGTGGGACCGGCGAACAACCAGATCGCCGACGAGGAAGTCGCGACGGTGTTGCGGGACCGGGGAATCACGTGGATTCCGGACTTTGTCGCGAGCGCGGGCGGAATCATTCACGCGGTCGGACGCGAGACGCTGGGAATGGACGAGGCGGCGGCGAACGCGAAGATCGACGCGATCGGCGACACGACGAGAGCGGTGCTGGCGCGCGCCCGCGAACGCGGCCTGACGACGGTTCGGGCGGCGCGGGAACTGGCCTGA
- a CDS encoding alpha-L-fucosidase codes for MNTFTDREWGSGAEKESTFAPAAVDTDQWMRSMKAAGVTQVMLTAKHHDGFVLYPTRYTNHSVVASPWWLTPGCADDSVAKARQAAQNGRAEDPSAYWQVRAAGCANPRGDILRDYIDSARKAGLKVGVYLSPADGAELPPQFFADQGKRVEAKVAAGQSLSIEEQATYDDRANSPAGQGRYGTGSAAKVRTIPSLVPNDDRAAALAAGKLPRFTVTEDDYNAYYLNQIYELFTQYGPIDELWLDGANPWRGNGISESYDFTTWFRMIHALSPDTVTFAGPAGVRWVGNERGQARETEWSALPTTGDPNTAHNEELFVGGAEGVDLGSRQVLADPSVRYLEWAPAEADVSIRPGWFYHPDEQPKTAAQLVDLYRASVGRNASLLLNVPPGPDGRVAPADSAALATFGQAIARTEGQNLAAGACGLNAVTDSSLTTSWSPPHGALVGTMDVVLPKPVTFDQIRLGEDITRGQHVEGATVQAEVDGAWRTIATVTTIGANRLVTLPSPITARHLRVVVTQSRATPYLAAFALYRTVPAV; via the coding sequence ATGAACACCTTCACCGACCGCGAATGGGGCTCCGGCGCGGAGAAAGAGTCGACGTTCGCGCCTGCTGCCGTCGACACTGACCAGTGGATGCGCTCGATGAAGGCGGCTGGCGTGACGCAGGTGATGCTGACTGCGAAGCATCACGACGGGTTTGTGCTTTATCCGACCCGCTATACGAATCACTCCGTGGTCGCGAGTCCGTGGTGGCTGACGCCGGGGTGCGCGGACGACTCAGTGGCGAAGGCGCGGCAGGCGGCGCAGAACGGCCGGGCGGAGGATCCGTCTGCGTATTGGCAGGTCCGAGCCGCTGGATGTGCCAATCCGCGCGGTGACATCTTGCGCGACTACATCGATTCGGCGCGGAAAGCCGGGCTGAAAGTCGGCGTGTACCTGTCGCCTGCAGACGGTGCGGAGTTGCCCCCGCAGTTCTTCGCGGACCAGGGGAAACGGGTCGAGGCGAAGGTCGCCGCGGGGCAGTCGTTGAGCATCGAGGAGCAGGCGACTTACGACGACCGCGCGAACTCGCCGGCTGGTCAGGGGCGGTACGGCACGGGCAGCGCGGCGAAAGTCCGGACCATTCCGTCGCTGGTGCCGAACGACGACCGGGCCGCGGCGCTCGCGGCGGGGAAGTTGCCCAGGTTCACCGTGACCGAGGATGATTACAACGCCTACTACCTGAACCAGATCTACGAACTGTTCACCCAGTACGGTCCGATCGACGAGCTGTGGCTGGACGGGGCGAATCCCTGGCGCGGCAACGGGATCAGCGAATCCTACGACTTCACCACCTGGTTCCGGATGATTCACGCGCTGTCGCCGGACACGGTCACGTTCGCCGGGCCGGCGGGCGTGCGCTGGGTCGGCAACGAGAGGGGGCAGGCCCGCGAGACCGAGTGGAGCGCACTGCCGACCACGGGTGATCCGAACACCGCGCACAACGAGGAGTTGTTCGTCGGCGGGGCGGAGGGGGTCGACCTCGGGTCTCGGCAGGTGCTCGCCGATCCGTCCGTGCGGTATCTGGAATGGGCACCGGCCGAAGCTGACGTATCAATCCGGCCGGGTTGGTTCTATCACCCGGACGAACAGCCGAAGACGGCCGCGCAGCTTGTCGACCTCTATCGTGCGTCAGTGGGGCGTAATGCCTCGTTGCTGCTGAACGTTCCGCCGGGTCCGGACGGGCGGGTCGCTCCGGCGGACAGCGCGGCGTTGGCGACGTTCGGGCAGGCCATCGCGCGGACGGAGGGCCAGAATCTCGCGGCCGGGGCCTGTGGGTTGAACGCGGTCACGGATTCCTCGCTCACCACGTCTTGGTCACCGCCGCACGGCGCGCTTGTCGGGACGATGGACGTCGTGCTGCCGAAGCCGGTGACCTTCGACCAGATCCGGCTGGGGGAGGACATCACGCGCGGCCAGCACGTCGAAGGCGCGACCGTCCAGGCCGAAGTGGACGGTGCCTGGCGCACGATCGCGACCGTCACCACGATCGGCGCGAACCGGCTCGTCACCCTCCCCTCGCCGATCACCGCTCGCCACTTGCGCGTGGTCGTCACGCAATCGCGGGCGACCCCGTACCTGGCTGCTTTCGCGTTGTACCGCACTGTCCCCGCCGTCTGA
- a CDS encoding beta-galactosidase codes for MDVSRRSFLGGAAAVAASTVFAGPVGAAGRRGLSVSGDRFLLDGKPFQIVSGAIHYFRLRPDQWHDRLSRLKALGLNTVETYVAWNFHQPTPGRADFRGDRDLPAFIRTAGELGFQVIVRPSPYICAEWEFGGLPAWLLADRNMELRCADPAYLKAVDAWYDQLIPQLTPLEAQHGGPIVAVQIENEYGSYGNDTSYLAHLRDSLRSRGITSLLFVADGASEFFMRFGELPGTLEAGTGDGDPAPSIAALKAFRPGAPVMMAEYWDGWFDHWGEPHHTTDPQQTAAHIDQLLATGASVNLYMACGGTNYGFTAGANTSGLQYQPTVTSYDYDSPVGEAGDVGAKFTALQAVLTKYTKQPVVPPPARSPRLSAQSVTPSGAVSLMDSLPVLSTVVRSAQPVSMERLGQSTGLIHYRTTVQGPHSGPLSIHGLADRALVFVDGVQLGVLDRNRPDTTLDLKLEKTRTRLDILVEAMGRVNYGPYLADRKGIDGWVAMNTQQKLFGWEIRPLPLDDLSRLRFSSAPPGAGPAFHRATALVTEPADGFLALPGWEKGIVWLNGFNLGRYWKIGPQKTLYAPKSLWRKGKNELVVLEMHHPGPAIEIRPEADLG; via the coding sequence ATGGACGTGAGCAGGAGGAGTTTCCTCGGCGGTGCGGCCGCAGTCGCCGCGAGCACCGTTTTCGCCGGACCGGTGGGCGCGGCCGGTCGTCGCGGGCTGAGCGTGTCCGGCGACCGGTTCTTGCTCGACGGCAAGCCGTTCCAGATCGTTTCCGGCGCGATCCACTACTTCCGCTTGCGGCCGGACCAGTGGCACGACCGCCTGTCGCGGCTCAAAGCGCTGGGCCTCAATACCGTCGAAACCTACGTCGCCTGGAATTTCCACCAGCCGACGCCCGGTCGCGCCGATTTCCGCGGAGACCGCGATCTCCCGGCGTTCATCCGGACGGCCGGGGAACTGGGTTTCCAGGTCATCGTCCGGCCGAGTCCGTACATCTGCGCGGAATGGGAATTCGGCGGCCTGCCCGCCTGGCTGCTCGCGGACCGGAACATGGAGCTGCGCTGCGCCGATCCGGCTTACCTCAAGGCCGTCGACGCGTGGTACGACCAGCTGATCCCGCAGCTGACCCCGCTCGAAGCGCAGCACGGCGGCCCGATCGTCGCCGTGCAGATCGAAAACGAATACGGCAGCTACGGCAACGACACGAGCTATCTCGCGCATTTGCGGGACAGCCTGCGGTCGCGCGGAATAACCAGCCTGCTTTTCGTCGCCGACGGCGCTTCCGAATTCTTCATGCGCTTCGGCGAACTGCCAGGGACATTGGAGGCCGGCACCGGTGATGGCGACCCCGCGCCGAGCATCGCCGCGCTGAAAGCCTTCCGTCCCGGCGCGCCGGTCATGATGGCCGAATACTGGGACGGCTGGTTCGACCACTGGGGCGAGCCGCACCACACCACTGATCCCCAGCAAACCGCCGCCCACATCGATCAGCTGCTCGCCACGGGTGCGTCCGTGAACCTGTACATGGCCTGCGGCGGCACGAACTACGGCTTCACTGCTGGCGCCAACACCTCCGGCCTGCAATATCAGCCCACCGTGACGAGCTATGACTACGATTCCCCAGTGGGCGAGGCAGGCGACGTCGGGGCCAAATTCACCGCATTGCAGGCAGTGCTCACGAAGTACACCAAGCAGCCCGTCGTCCCTCCGCCCGCTCGGTCGCCGCGCCTGTCCGCTCAGTCGGTCACGCCTTCCGGCGCGGTGTCCCTGATGGACTCGCTGCCGGTACTGTCCACAGTGGTCCGCTCGGCGCAACCGGTCTCCATGGAACGGCTGGGCCAGTCGACCGGCCTGATCCACTACCGCACGACCGTGCAGGGCCCGCACTCCGGCCCGCTGAGCATTCACGGCCTGGCGGACCGGGCGCTGGTCTTCGTCGACGGCGTGCAACTGGGCGTGCTGGACCGGAACCGCCCGGACACGACGCTCGACCTGAAACTGGAGAAAACGCGGACCCGCCTGGACATTCTGGTCGAGGCGATGGGCCGGGTGAACTACGGCCCGTACCTGGCGGATCGCAAGGGCATCGACGGCTGGGTCGCGATGAACACCCAGCAGAAACTGTTCGGCTGGGAGATCCGCCCGCTGCCGCTGGACGACCTGTCCCGGCTGCGCTTCTCCTCCGCCCCGCCTGGCGCCGGGCCCGCCTTCCATCGCGCGACTGCGCTGGTCACCGAGCCGGCGGACGGATTCCTCGCCCTGCCCGGCTGGGAGAAGGGCATCGTATGGCTGAACGGCTTCAACCTCGGCCGGTACTGGAAGATCGGGCCGCAGAAGACGTTGTACGCACCGAAGTCGCTGTGGCGGAAGGGCAAGAACGAGCTGGTGGTGCTGGAGATGCACCATCCGGGTCCGGCGATCGAGATCCGTCCGGAGGCGGACCTGGGCTGA
- a CDS encoding Lrp/AsnC family transcriptional regulator encodes MSELPNLDRIDSLIVRELQQDARIPMRDLAERVGVAASTCSDRIGRLQARQVLTGFHAEVDLPALGRSVQAMVFAQIRPLSQPIIDRFRRDALAMPEVMAVFVLAGGDDFLLHVAVPDVSRLHTFLVEDLSSRKEVVQFRSSIVFDHRRKRAIENLAGDQ; translated from the coding sequence ATGAGCGAACTTCCGAACCTGGATCGGATCGACAGCCTGATCGTGCGCGAACTCCAGCAGGACGCGCGGATCCCGATGCGCGACCTGGCCGAACGCGTCGGCGTCGCGGCGTCGACCTGTTCCGACCGGATCGGCAGGCTGCAGGCGCGCCAGGTGCTGACCGGATTCCACGCTGAGGTCGACCTGCCCGCGCTGGGCAGGTCGGTGCAGGCCATGGTGTTCGCCCAGATCCGCCCGCTCAGCCAGCCGATCATCGACCGCTTCCGCCGCGACGCGCTCGCCATGCCCGAGGTGATGGCCGTCTTCGTCCTGGCCGGCGGCGACGATTTCCTGCTGCACGTCGCGGTTCCGGACGTTTCGCGGCTGCACACGTTCCTCGTCGAGGATCTCAGCAGCCGCAAGGAGGTCGTGCAGTTCCGCAGTTCGATCGTGTTCGACCACCGCCGGAAACGGGCGATCGAGAACCTCGCCGGGGATCAGTGA
- a CDS encoding alpha/beta fold hydrolase encodes MITASRLVPRSLAALALSLVLALGTVACSAAPYAAATHDDPAFQSTFRHEFADVDGVRMHYVTGGSGTPVVLIHGWPQTWYGWWPVMPALAKHHTVYAIDLPGLGDSTGSPSGYDKATLARYVHTLVAERLQLRNAAVVGHDFGAAVAFQYASQFPGDTARLGYFDLPLPGPAINAATYRTLSWHIAFHSQRRVPEAVVGDDVREYLALFYPQVSFGGTAFGGTSERSPFTEAEVDEYARTYSRPAALSGGFELYRALDKDVRDTVAAAPVKVPTLLLTAQGQLDAIRATVAPRVTDIVQAADVPHAGHWLAEENPRFVVGELERFLDG; translated from the coding sequence ATGATCACCGCATCCCGGCTGGTGCCCCGCTCTCTCGCGGCACTCGCTCTGTCCCTCGTGCTCGCGCTCGGCACCGTGGCCTGTTCCGCCGCTCCTTATGCTGCTGCGACGCACGACGATCCCGCATTCCAAAGCACCTTCCGGCATGAGTTCGCCGACGTCGACGGCGTACGTATGCACTACGTCACCGGCGGCAGCGGCACGCCGGTCGTGCTGATCCACGGCTGGCCGCAGACCTGGTACGGCTGGTGGCCGGTCATGCCAGCGCTCGCGAAACACCACACCGTGTACGCGATCGACCTCCCCGGCCTGGGCGACAGCACCGGTTCGCCGAGCGGATACGACAAAGCCACGTTGGCGCGTTATGTGCACACCCTCGTCGCGGAGCGGCTTCAACTTCGGAATGCCGCCGTCGTCGGCCACGATTTCGGTGCGGCGGTGGCATTCCAGTACGCCAGCCAATTCCCCGGAGATACTGCTCGACTGGGCTATTTCGATTTGCCGCTTCCCGGTCCCGCGATCAATGCCGCCACTTACCGGACGCTGAGCTGGCACATCGCCTTCCACTCGCAACGCCGCGTTCCCGAAGCAGTGGTCGGCGATGATGTGCGGGAATACCTCGCGCTGTTCTACCCGCAGGTTTCCTTCGGCGGGACAGCCTTCGGCGGCACCTCGGAACGATCGCCGTTCACCGAAGCCGAGGTCGACGAGTACGCCCGGACCTACAGCCGCCCCGCGGCCCTCTCCGGTGGTTTCGAGCTTTACCGGGCGCTGGACAAGGATGTCCGGGATACCGTGGCGGCTGCTCCGGTGAAGGTGCCGACGCTGCTTCTGACCGCCCAAGGCCAACTTGACGCGATCCGAGCGACGGTGGCCCCGCGGGTGACCGACATCGTCCAAGCGGCGGACGTGCCGCACGCGGGACATTGGCTGGCCGAGGAGAACCCGCGGTTCGTGGTGGGGGAGTTGGAGCGTTTCCTGGACGGCTGA
- a CDS encoding beta-N-acetylglucosaminidase domain-containing protein has protein sequence MTLRRRAWLAVVVATSALAIAQPAAAKPGPTPVVSPTPQQITREAADVSLPSSVVLVTDGTTDGPAKDLLISLLHQHGVQKISSGPPRGFVIRLGTGGDAPTQAEGYSLAVHRDGVTVNGRDGAGQYYGVQTLRQLFVRIGHGWAVSGVAVRDWPKMALRGSIEGFYGPPWTNDDRVRQIKFLGETKANTYIYSAKDDAYLRAQWRDPYPQQELAALGKLVRTANANHVDFTYALSPGVSICFSSPQDVAAVKAKFQAVYDLGVRSFSLPFDDISYTKWNCAGDQTAFGAPGQAAAGKAQVSLLNEITKNFVKTHDGVRTLQTVPTEYSDLKDSPYKTQLRENLDPSVFVQWTGTAVVPPSVTNDEARQVSTVYGRKVFLWDNYPVNDYEQSAGRLLLAPYAHREAGLSEYLNGIVSNPMNQEAASEVAEFGVADFAWNDAGYSPDRSWPQALARLAGGDPRATEALKVFADLEHLAPVFGPTPRQPQAPVLAAKVAEFWQAWNSGDHRALAKIRSYAEQIRNAPAVIRGGQVQSAFVSEAAPWLDATALWGEAMVTRLDALAAATRGAAAAAQRLTTAADALVKRAEAVKTGNTNRWGVRQALVGDGVLDSFLAQVRAVTVGGTGE, from the coding sequence ATGACTCTACGCCGCAGAGCTTGGCTCGCCGTTGTCGTCGCCACGAGCGCCCTCGCGATTGCCCAACCGGCAGCTGCCAAACCGGGTCCGACGCCGGTCGTTTCCCCGACGCCGCAACAAATAACCCGCGAGGCCGCCGATGTTTCGTTGCCGTCGTCGGTGGTGCTGGTCACGGACGGCACTACCGACGGTCCGGCCAAGGACCTGCTGATTTCTCTGTTGCACCAGCACGGAGTCCAGAAGATCAGCTCTGGTCCGCCGCGCGGGTTCGTCATCCGGCTGGGCACTGGCGGGGACGCGCCGACGCAGGCGGAGGGCTATTCGCTTGCTGTGCACCGCGACGGCGTGACCGTCAATGGCCGCGACGGTGCCGGGCAATACTACGGGGTGCAGACGCTGCGACAGCTGTTTGTCCGGATTGGACACGGCTGGGCGGTGAGCGGGGTCGCGGTCCGGGACTGGCCGAAGATGGCCTTGCGCGGGTCGATCGAAGGCTTCTACGGTCCACCGTGGACGAACGACGATCGCGTGCGGCAGATCAAGTTCCTCGGCGAGACCAAGGCGAACACGTATATCTACAGCGCGAAAGACGACGCGTACCTGCGCGCACAGTGGCGCGACCCTTATCCGCAGCAGGAGTTGGCCGCGCTCGGCAAGCTGGTGCGCACGGCGAACGCGAACCACGTCGACTTCACCTACGCCTTGTCGCCCGGGGTCTCGATCTGCTTCTCCTCGCCGCAGGATGTGGCGGCGGTGAAGGCGAAATTCCAGGCGGTGTACGACCTCGGTGTGCGGTCGTTCTCGTTGCCGTTCGACGACATCTCCTACACCAAGTGGAACTGTGCCGGCGATCAGACGGCGTTCGGCGCGCCCGGGCAAGCCGCCGCGGGCAAGGCGCAGGTTTCGTTGCTCAACGAGATCACCAAGAACTTCGTGAAGACTCACGACGGCGTCCGTACATTGCAGACCGTGCCGACGGAATACAGCGACCTCAAGGATTCTCCGTACAAGACGCAGCTGCGGGAGAATCTCGACCCGTCCGTCTTCGTGCAATGGACCGGCACCGCGGTGGTCCCGCCGAGCGTCACGAACGACGAAGCTCGGCAGGTGTCCACTGTGTACGGGCGGAAAGTGTTCCTCTGGGACAACTACCCGGTCAACGACTACGAGCAGTCCGCCGGTCGGTTGCTGCTCGCGCCGTACGCGCATCGCGAAGCGGGGCTGTCGGAGTATCTCAACGGGATCGTCTCGAATCCGATGAACCAGGAAGCGGCCAGTGAGGTCGCCGAGTTCGGGGTCGCGGACTTCGCGTGGAACGACGCGGGCTACTCGCCGGACCGTTCGTGGCCGCAGGCGCTGGCCCGGCTCGCGGGCGGCGATCCGCGCGCGACGGAGGCACTGAAAGTGTTCGCGGACCTGGAACATCTGGCACCTGTCTTCGGACCCACGCCGCGGCAGCCGCAGGCACCCGTGCTCGCGGCCAAGGTCGCCGAGTTCTGGCAGGCCTGGAACTCCGGCGACCACCGTGCACTGGCCAAAATCCGTTCGTACGCCGAACAGATCCGCAACGCTCCGGCGGTAATCCGGGGCGGACAGGTGCAAAGCGCATTCGTCAGCGAGGCGGCCCCGTGGCTGGACGCGACCGCGCTCTGGGGCGAGGCGATGGTGACCCGGCTGGACGCACTCGCCGCGGCGACCCGCGGTGCCGCCGCTGCCGCGCAACGCCTGACCACAGCGGCGGATGCGCTGGTCAAGCGGGCGGAAGCGGTGAAGACAGGCAACACCAACCGGTGGGGCGTGCGGCAGGCGCTCGTCGGGGACGGCGTGCTCGACTCGTTCCTGGCCCAGGTGCGCGCGGTGACGGTCGGCGGAACGGGGGAGTGA
- a CDS encoding ABC transporter ATP-binding protein — translation MTELLEVRDLVKHFPVRSGLFRSAGALKAVDGISFSIGVGQTLGLVGESGCGKSTTGRLVMRLLDPTSGSIRLAGEEIGPLRGAALQEYRRRVQIVFQNPASALNPRQSVGTAIAAPLLAQGITPPGGVKARVRDLMDRVGLRPDHYNRFPHEFSGGQKQRVGIARALALDPRLIVCDEPVSALDVSVQAQVINLLQDIQQETGVAYLFISHDLSVVRHFADRVAVMYLGHMAEQGTTAEVFATPRHPYTRALLSAVPSPGADRASRIRLAGDLPSPSDPPSGCVFRTRCPVYAALGESQQRLCRDEVPASDNGAACHHVEAANAVLAPAG, via the coding sequence GTGACCGAGTTGCTGGAGGTCCGGGACCTCGTGAAGCACTTCCCGGTGCGGTCGGGACTGTTCCGCTCGGCGGGCGCGCTGAAGGCCGTGGACGGGATCAGCTTCTCGATCGGGGTCGGGCAGACGCTCGGCCTGGTCGGCGAGTCCGGCTGCGGCAAGTCCACGACCGGCAGGCTGGTGATGCGCCTGCTCGACCCGACGTCGGGCAGCATCCGGCTGGCCGGGGAGGAAATCGGCCCCCTGCGCGGCGCTGCCCTGCAGGAGTACCGGCGGCGGGTGCAGATCGTCTTCCAAAACCCCGCTTCCGCCTTGAACCCGCGCCAGTCGGTGGGCACCGCCATTGCCGCCCCGCTGCTGGCGCAGGGCATCACGCCGCCCGGCGGGGTGAAGGCGCGGGTGCGGGACCTGATGGACCGGGTCGGGCTGCGGCCGGACCACTACAACCGGTTCCCGCACGAGTTCTCCGGCGGCCAGAAGCAGCGGGTGGGCATCGCGCGGGCGCTGGCGCTGGACCCGCGGCTGATCGTCTGCGACGAGCCGGTGTCCGCTTTGGACGTTTCGGTGCAGGCGCAGGTGATCAACCTGCTGCAGGACATCCAGCAGGAGACCGGGGTGGCATATCTGTTCATCTCGCACGACCTGTCCGTGGTGCGCCACTTCGCCGACCGTGTCGCGGTGATGTACCTGGGGCACATGGCCGAACAGGGCACCACTGCGGAGGTCTTCGCGACTCCCCGGCATCCGTACACCCGGGCGTTGCTGTCGGCGGTGCCTTCGCCCGGCGCGGACCGCGCGAGCCGGATCCGGCTGGCTGGCGATCTGCCGAGCCCCTCGGACCCGCCGAGCGGGTGCGTATTCCGCACGCGGTGCCCGGTTTACGCGGCGCTGGGGGAGTCGCAGCAGCGGTTGTGCCGGGACGAGGTGCCCGCTTCCGACAACGGGGCGGCGTGCCACCACGTCGAGGCGGCGAACGCGGTGCTGGCTCCGGCTGGATGA
- a CDS encoding ABC transporter ATP-binding protein, translating into MSATETPLLAVRDLRVGFPTDDGVVHAVNGMDLTLGKGETIGLVGESGSGKTVTSQALLGLFKDTPATVTGEILLDGTDLNTLSEPAMRAYRGKKISMIFQDPLSAMHPFYPVGSQIAEVYRTHNAVSRKAAAEVAVDMLGRVGIPDPRRRAAGYPHEFSGGMRQRAMIAMALVCEPELLVADEPTTALDVTVQAQILDLIGELQAETGTAVIMVTHDLGVVAQVCHRVAVMYGGMCMEVASVDDLFAAPGHPYTQGLLSSMPSLAEETGRLRPIPGFPPALLDLPPGCLFADRCPQASSVAGDRCRTEVPSLSGAGHLSRCHLEEAA; encoded by the coding sequence GTGTCTGCAACCGAAACGCCGCTGCTGGCGGTCCGCGACCTGCGCGTCGGCTTCCCGACCGACGACGGCGTCGTGCACGCGGTCAACGGGATGGACCTGACGCTGGGCAAGGGCGAGACGATCGGGCTGGTCGGGGAGTCCGGGTCCGGCAAAACCGTGACCAGTCAGGCGCTGCTGGGCCTGTTCAAGGACACGCCGGCGACCGTGACCGGCGAGATCCTGCTCGACGGGACCGACCTCAACACCTTGTCCGAGCCCGCGATGCGCGCCTATCGCGGCAAGAAGATCTCGATGATCTTCCAGGACCCGCTGTCGGCGATGCATCCGTTCTACCCGGTCGGCTCGCAGATCGCCGAGGTGTACCGGACGCACAACGCGGTGTCGCGCAAGGCGGCGGCCGAGGTCGCGGTCGACATGCTGGGCCGCGTCGGCATCCCTGACCCGCGGCGGCGCGCGGCCGGGTACCCGCACGAGTTCTCCGGAGGGATGCGGCAGCGGGCGATGATCGCGATGGCGCTGGTGTGCGAACCGGAACTGCTGGTCGCGGACGAGCCGACCACGGCGCTGGACGTGACCGTGCAGGCGCAGATCCTGGACCTGATCGGCGAGCTGCAGGCGGAAACGGGCACCGCGGTGATCATGGTGACGCACGATCTCGGCGTGGTGGCGCAGGTATGTCACCGGGTCGCGGTGATGTACGGCGGGATGTGCATGGAGGTCGCGTCCGTCGACGATCTGTTCGCCGCGCCCGGCCACCCCTACACCCAGGGCTTGCTGTCGTCGATGCCGTCGCTGGCGGAGGAAACCGGACGGTTGCGGCCGATCCCGGGCTTCCCGCCGGCCCTGCTCGACCTTCCGCCCGGCTGCCTGTTCGCCGACCGGTGCCCGCAAGCGTCGTCGGTGGCTGGCGACCGGTGCCGGACCGAAGTGCCGTCGCTGTCCGGCGCCGGGCATCTGTCGCGGTGCCATCTCGAGGAGGCGGCGTGA
- a CDS encoding ABC transporter permease yields MSTVDQAGADVIGFLARRVAAMAVLLVVISFVTFALFQIGPADPAAAACGQECTPERIDQARIALGMDKPFFVQYLDYLSGFVHSRMIGAPGALTVCAWPCLGKSFQTNEAVTDVLARALPYTVSIAVGAVLLWTVAGVSLGLLAALRKGKATDKLIVGAASGGVSLPIPVTGLLLLLVFVSTLHLLPFTSNEISSPFGPAGPLGWFGNYLLPWVALALLFSAQYIRVTRTTMLETFGEDFMRTARAMGLPRRRVVFKHGVRAGLTPIVTMLGLDIGSLLGGAVLTEQIFSVPGVGFTAVHAAQSGDLPVTMAITMMAAFFIIVANVVVDLCYAVIDPRVRV; encoded by the coding sequence TGTCCACAGTGGACCAAGCGGGTGCGGACGTGATCGGCTTCCTGGCGCGGCGCGTGGCCGCGATGGCCGTCCTGCTGGTCGTGATCAGCTTCGTCACGTTCGCGCTGTTCCAGATCGGCCCGGCGGACCCGGCCGCGGCCGCGTGCGGGCAGGAGTGCACGCCGGAGCGGATCGACCAGGCCCGGATCGCGCTGGGCATGGACAAGCCGTTCTTCGTGCAGTACCTGGACTACCTGTCCGGCTTCGTGCACAGCCGCATGATCGGTGCGCCCGGCGCGTTGACGGTGTGCGCGTGGCCGTGCCTCGGCAAGTCGTTCCAGACCAACGAAGCGGTGACGGACGTGCTCGCCCGGGCGCTGCCGTACACGGTGTCGATCGCGGTCGGCGCGGTTCTGCTGTGGACAGTCGCCGGGGTGTCGCTGGGGCTTCTCGCGGCGCTGCGCAAGGGGAAGGCGACCGACAAGCTCATCGTCGGCGCCGCCTCGGGCGGAGTGTCGCTGCCGATCCCGGTGACGGGGTTGCTGCTGCTGCTCGTGTTCGTGAGCACGCTGCACCTGCTTCCGTTCACCAGCAACGAAATCTCGTCCCCGTTCGGCCCGGCCGGACCTCTCGGCTGGTTCGGCAACTACCTGCTGCCGTGGGTGGCGCTGGCGCTGCTGTTCAGCGCGCAGTACATCCGGGTCACCCGGACCACGATGCTGGAGACCTTCGGCGAGGACTTCATGCGCACGGCCCGGGCGATGGGGCTGCCGCGCCGGCGCGTCGTGTTCAAGCACGGCGTGCGGGCCGGCCTCACCCCGATCGTCACCATGCTCGGCCTGGACATCGGCAGCCTGCTGGGCGGCGCGGTGCTAACCGAGCAAATCTTCTCCGTGCCGGGCGTCGGGTTCACCGCGGTGCACGCGGCGCAGTCCGGCGACCTGCCGGTGACGATGGCCATCACCATGATGGCCGCGTTCTTCATCATCGTGGCCAACGTGGTCGTCGACCTGTGCTACGCGGTGATCGACCCCCGAGTGAGAGTCTGA